A part of Aspergillus flavus chromosome 5, complete sequence genomic DNA contains:
- a CDS encoding ankyrin repeat-containing domain protein, producing the protein MCATTDLELFQWLLQREPPLASLSGQDFQGRTALFSAAVGLGDVENEEEETEEEQARRVCILASAGEASSDRASTIWVTYTTRVTPLHIAGLFWNADAIRVLLDHCGGVDRTAMASLATGRLETVTLLVEADPAAVKVPHPEGPPPDQPLDVDLIDRVLEQVRVNDPAPVDGSTALHYLVRHWDQLDLLRYLVQCGATVNATNHRGKTPLHDVMRGGLFVFDRRGCWRKLEPVDWDRSIQARDAMLGVLIEAGGCMEQRNCAGDTPTQVWDQVTERQRRRLQQRDVARQLLARGRGAGIIGGRDNNLL; encoded by the exons ATGTGTGCGACGACGGACCTGGAATTATTTCAGTGGTTGCTGCAGCGAGAGCCGCCGTTAGCGAGCTTGAGCGGACAGGATTTTCAGGGCCGGACGGCGCTGTTCAGCGCGGCCGTCGGATTGGGAGATGTGGAaaatgaagaggaggagacggaagaggagcaagCACGGCGGGTG TGCATACTTGCCAGTGCTGGGGAGGCCTCATCGGATCGAGCATCTACGATATGGGTTACTTACACCACCCGAGTCACCCCACTTCATATCGCCGGTCTGTTCTGGAATGCGGACGCCATCCGCGTACTGCTAGACCACTGCGGCGGGGTCGACCGGACGGCCATG GCATCCCTCGCGACTGGCCGTTTGGAGACAGTGACCCTACTGGTCGAGGCCGACCCGGCCGCCGTGAAAGTTCCTCACCCCGAGGGCCCTCCCCCC GACCAACCTCTGGACGTCGATCTGATCGACCGGGTGCTGGAGCAGGTCAGAGTAAACGACCCCGCTCCGGTCGACGGTAGTACCGCGCTGCATTATCTTGTTCGCCATTGGGACCAGCTCGATCTCCTCCGCTATCTCGTTCAATGCGGGGCGACAGTGAATGCCACCAATCATCGAGGTAAAACTCCGCTGCATGATGTGATGCGGGGTGGCCTGTTCGTCTTCGACCGGAGAGGCTGCTGGAGGAAGCTAGAGCCCGTGGACTGGGATCGCTCTATTCAAGCACGGGACGCAATGCTGGGAGTGCTGATCGAGGCCGGGGGCTGCATGGAGCAGCGAAATTGCGCCGGGGACACCCCAACCCAGGTCTGGGACCAGGTGACCGAACGCCAGAGAAGACGCCTGCAGCAGCGGGACGTCGCACGACAGCTTCTAGCTAGGGGACGAGGGGCGGGCATTATAGGCGGGAGAGATAACAACCTTCTATAG